One window of Amyelois transitella isolate CPQ chromosome 7, ilAmyTran1.1, whole genome shotgun sequence genomic DNA carries:
- the LOC106130247 gene encoding LMBR1 domain-containing protein 2 homolog isoform X2 produces the protein MYSLFVIELIAAFILAATLLYRYGDCYRNHIIVTVSVLIAWYFSFVIMFILPLDITYTIQRSQENVTQLGNESTTLAPPLIDPDQQSWKNIFPNLWRVVYWTSQCLTWLIMPMMQSYSKAGDFTVKGKLKSALVDNAIYYGSYLFICGILLIYIALKPDVHLDGPKIKAIASSASNTWGLFLLILLLGYALVEVPRNLWNNSKKNYTLTYTYFKIAKLSTDKCEAEETVDEILDSLNSVNSAVGSGHPLQRHVETIILKLPVQLRDRLNSRQPSERSTPPSMSSLVNLHKKTIKALHVLQRTETQWGLMLERVFHLEDVASNLRSPDPRFQHSFHTPRPRLQRILYPPMVEWYWECFLKPYFLKSMAVVTCIMSVAVVWSELTFFCKKPVLSIFANIVIAAKYNCNYAAIVTISTIIIAYMFYCAYSTVLKIRLLNLYYLAPHHQTNEYSLIFSGMLVCRLTPAMCLNFLSLIHMDSHVIKERIMETYYTQIMGHMDVLGIIAEGFNIYFPMLVVLLCLATWLSLGSRLLSLCGFQQFVGDDELAADLVDEGREIVKREKRKRQRAEEALSRRRDYNERFASYRARDKQDGDYYVTPSPERSASGGYQRTEGYNRSNLTLEDEMDQRFGESTLPTIRPDRNKMTMPPRGIFDDV, from the exons ATGTATTCATTATTCGTGATAGAGTTGATAGCCGCCTTTATTTTGGCGGCGACGCTGCTGTACAGATATGGGGATTGTTATAGGAATCACATAATAGTGACCGTGTCGGTTCTAATAGCATGGTACTTCTCGTTTGTTATAATGTTTATCTTGCCATTGGATATAACTTAT actATCCAAAGATCTCAAGAAAATGTGACACAACTCGGCAATGAATCCACTACCCTAGCTCCACCACTCATCGACCCTGACCAGCAGTCTTGGAAGAACATATTCCCCAACCTCTGGAGAGTGGTGTACTGGACTTCACAATGTTTAACTTG gctAATAATGCCAATGATGCAATCATACAGCAAGGCCGGTGACTTCACAGTTAAAGGCAAACTTAAGTCGGCTCTCGTGGACAATGCCATATACTACGGGTCATACCTGTTCATTTGCGGCATCCTCCTCATTTACATAGCTCTGAAGCCGGATGTGCATCTTGACGGACCTAAAATAAAG GCTATAGCGTCCTCAGCAAGTAACACATGGGGTCTGTTCCTTCTGATCCTGCTACTCGGGTACGCTCTGGTGGAAGTGCCCAGGAACCTATGGAACAACTCCAAGAAGAACTACACCCTGACATACACGTACTTCAAGATTGCCAAGCTTAGCACTGACAAATGTGAAGCGGAGGAGACTGTCGATGAAATATTGGAT TCTCTAAACTCGGTGAATTCCGCGGTCGGTTCCGGCCACCCGCTACAACGTCACGTGGAAACCATCATACTGAAGTTGCCAGTCCAACTGAGAGATAGGCTAAACTCGAGGCAACCTTCAGAAAGGTCTACACCGCCATCTATGAGCTCACTCGTGAACCttcataaaaaa ACGATCAAAGCTCTCCACGTGCTACAACGCACTGAGACCCAATGGGGTTTGATGTTGGAAAGGGTGTTCCACTTGGAGGACGTGGCTTCGAACCTGCGCTCGCCGGACCCTCGGTTCCAGCACTCGTTCCACACGCCGCGCCCGAGGCTGCAGAGGATACTGTACCCCCCCATGGTTG AATGGTACTGGGAATGCTTCCTGAAGCCGTACTTCCTGAAAAGCATGGCGGTCGTGACCTGCATAATGTCGGTGGCTGTGGTGTGGTCAGAACTGACCTTCTTCTGCAAGAAACCAGTGCTGTCGATATTCGCCAATATTGTCATAGCGGCGAAGTACAACTGCAATTACGCGGCTATTGTG ACGATATCAACCATCATTATTGCATACATGTTCTACTGCGCATACTCCACCGTGCTCAAGATTCGTCTTCTAAATCTTTACTACTTAGCGCCTCATCATCAGACTAACGAATATAGTCTCATATTCTCCGGGATGTTAGTCTGCAGGCTCACACCGGCTATGTGTCTAAACTTCTTAAGTCTTATACATATGGACTCTCATGTCATTAAAGAAAGAATCATGGAGACTTATTATACTCAG ATAATGGGCCATATGGACGTGCTGGGCATAATAGCTGAGGGCTTCAACATCTACTTCCCGATGCTGGTGGTGCTGCTGTGCCTCGCCACGTGGCTGTCGCTCGGCAGCCGGCTGCTGTCGCTGTGCGGCTTCCAGCAGTTCGTGGGCGACGACGAGCTCGCCGCCGACCTCGTGGACGAGGGCCGGGAGATCGTCAAGAGAG AGAAACGTAAACGCCAACGCGCCGAAGAGGCGCTGTCGCGCCGTCGCGATTATAACGAGCGGTTCGCCAGCTACCGCGCTCGGGACAAACAGGACGGAG ATTACTACGTCACCCCGAGTCCTGAAAGAAGCGCCAGTGGGGGGTACCAGCGAACGGAGGGGTATAACAGGTCCAATTTGACGCTCGAAGACGAAATGGACCAGCGCTTTGGGGAGAGCACATTACCGACTATTAGGCCGGATAGGAATAAGATGACGATGCCGCCGAGAGGTATCTTCGATGATGTTTAA
- the LOC106130247 gene encoding LMBR1 domain-containing protein 2 homolog isoform X1, with protein MYSLFVIELIAAFILAATLLYRYGDCYRNHIIVTVSVLIAWYFSFVIMFILPLDITYTIQRSQENVTQLGNESTTLAPPLIDPDQQSWKNIFPNLWRVVYWTSQCLTWLIMPMMQSYSKAGDFTVKGKLKSALVDNAIYYGSYLFICGILLIYIALKPDVHLDGPKIKAIASSASNTWGLFLLILLLGYALVEVPRNLWNNSKKNYTLTYTYFKIAKLSTDKCEAEETVDEILDSLNSVNSAVGSGHPLQRHVETIILKLPVQLRDRLNSRQPSERSTPPSMSSLVNLHKKTIKALHVLQRTETQWGLMLERVFHLEDVASNLRSPDPRFQHSFHTPRPRLQRILYPPMVEWYWECFLKPYFLKSMAVVTCIMSVAVVWSELTFFCKKPVLSIFANIVIAAKYNCNYAAIVTISTIIIAYMFYCAYSTVLKIRLLNLYYLAPHHQTNEYSLIFSGMLVCRLTPAMCLNFLSLIHMDSHVIKERIMETYYTQIMGHMDVLGIIAEGFNIYFPMLVVLLCLATWLSLGSRLLSLCGFQQFVGDDELAADLVDEGREIVKREKRKRQRAEEALSRRRDYNERFASYRARDKQDGAHTGLLNDVDSDYYVTPSPERSASGGYQRTEGYNRSNLTLEDEMDQRFGESTLPTIRPDRNKMTMPPRGIFDDV; from the exons ATGTATTCATTATTCGTGATAGAGTTGATAGCCGCCTTTATTTTGGCGGCGACGCTGCTGTACAGATATGGGGATTGTTATAGGAATCACATAATAGTGACCGTGTCGGTTCTAATAGCATGGTACTTCTCGTTTGTTATAATGTTTATCTTGCCATTGGATATAACTTAT actATCCAAAGATCTCAAGAAAATGTGACACAACTCGGCAATGAATCCACTACCCTAGCTCCACCACTCATCGACCCTGACCAGCAGTCTTGGAAGAACATATTCCCCAACCTCTGGAGAGTGGTGTACTGGACTTCACAATGTTTAACTTG gctAATAATGCCAATGATGCAATCATACAGCAAGGCCGGTGACTTCACAGTTAAAGGCAAACTTAAGTCGGCTCTCGTGGACAATGCCATATACTACGGGTCATACCTGTTCATTTGCGGCATCCTCCTCATTTACATAGCTCTGAAGCCGGATGTGCATCTTGACGGACCTAAAATAAAG GCTATAGCGTCCTCAGCAAGTAACACATGGGGTCTGTTCCTTCTGATCCTGCTACTCGGGTACGCTCTGGTGGAAGTGCCCAGGAACCTATGGAACAACTCCAAGAAGAACTACACCCTGACATACACGTACTTCAAGATTGCCAAGCTTAGCACTGACAAATGTGAAGCGGAGGAGACTGTCGATGAAATATTGGAT TCTCTAAACTCGGTGAATTCCGCGGTCGGTTCCGGCCACCCGCTACAACGTCACGTGGAAACCATCATACTGAAGTTGCCAGTCCAACTGAGAGATAGGCTAAACTCGAGGCAACCTTCAGAAAGGTCTACACCGCCATCTATGAGCTCACTCGTGAACCttcataaaaaa ACGATCAAAGCTCTCCACGTGCTACAACGCACTGAGACCCAATGGGGTTTGATGTTGGAAAGGGTGTTCCACTTGGAGGACGTGGCTTCGAACCTGCGCTCGCCGGACCCTCGGTTCCAGCACTCGTTCCACACGCCGCGCCCGAGGCTGCAGAGGATACTGTACCCCCCCATGGTTG AATGGTACTGGGAATGCTTCCTGAAGCCGTACTTCCTGAAAAGCATGGCGGTCGTGACCTGCATAATGTCGGTGGCTGTGGTGTGGTCAGAACTGACCTTCTTCTGCAAGAAACCAGTGCTGTCGATATTCGCCAATATTGTCATAGCGGCGAAGTACAACTGCAATTACGCGGCTATTGTG ACGATATCAACCATCATTATTGCATACATGTTCTACTGCGCATACTCCACCGTGCTCAAGATTCGTCTTCTAAATCTTTACTACTTAGCGCCTCATCATCAGACTAACGAATATAGTCTCATATTCTCCGGGATGTTAGTCTGCAGGCTCACACCGGCTATGTGTCTAAACTTCTTAAGTCTTATACATATGGACTCTCATGTCATTAAAGAAAGAATCATGGAGACTTATTATACTCAG ATAATGGGCCATATGGACGTGCTGGGCATAATAGCTGAGGGCTTCAACATCTACTTCCCGATGCTGGTGGTGCTGCTGTGCCTCGCCACGTGGCTGTCGCTCGGCAGCCGGCTGCTGTCGCTGTGCGGCTTCCAGCAGTTCGTGGGCGACGACGAGCTCGCCGCCGACCTCGTGGACGAGGGCCGGGAGATCGTCAAGAGAG AGAAACGTAAACGCCAACGCGCCGAAGAGGCGCTGTCGCGCCGTCGCGATTATAACGAGCGGTTCGCCAGCTACCGCGCTCGGGACAAACAGGACGGAG CCCACACGGGCCTTTTGAACGACGTCGACTCAGATTACTACGTCACCCCGAGTCCTGAAAGAAGCGCCAGTGGGGGGTACCAGCGAACGGAGGGGTATAACAGGTCCAATTTGACGCTCGAAGACGAAATGGACCAGCGCTTTGGGGAGAGCACATTACCGACTATTAGGCCGGATAGGAATAAGATGACGATGCCGCCGAGAGGTATCTTCGATGATGTTTAA